The Streptomyces sp. NBC_00224 genome has a window encoding:
- a CDS encoding TIR domain-containing protein, which yields MAKVQPAGFWSYTHRDDQLDGGRITRLSERISHAFEMITGEPLEIFLDKKAIEWGEAWRRRLDIALTGTTFLIPVVTPKFLVSQECRREVITFAGHAASLGLEELLLPILYVDVPQLAEGSRGEPDDEVLELIARRQWVDWRDLRLEDEDSPQYRKAVHMLALRLSEIIESAPPPTPVQPPGTNDSTEDAPGFVEAMAEMEQALPSWLDTIQQFAGIITLIGEQTSWASNEMTASDARGGGFAGRVRVTEELASRLADPVETVDALGAKYWAELASIDPGVISFVRQAADGDLSVEDRNVAQDFFRAVNELADVTRETTENLRGFSDSVAGAAEGSRLLRPQFRTIQSSVQKVIDSQTIIDEWVRLIGETDLKDNR from the coding sequence TACAGCCCGCAGGGTTCTGGAGCTACACCCATCGCGATGATCAACTGGACGGCGGTCGAATCACCAGACTCTCTGAGCGCATCAGCCACGCATTCGAAATGATCACCGGTGAACCGCTTGAGATCTTCCTCGACAAGAAGGCCATTGAATGGGGCGAAGCCTGGCGCAGACGTCTCGATATCGCCCTGACGGGAACCACCTTCCTCATCCCCGTTGTCACACCCAAATTTCTTGTAAGCCAGGAATGCCGACGTGAGGTGATCACTTTTGCCGGGCATGCAGCAAGCCTAGGACTGGAAGAGCTCCTACTGCCGATCCTCTATGTTGATGTGCCCCAACTCGCCGAAGGTTCTAGGGGCGAACCGGACGATGAGGTCCTGGAGCTCATCGCTCGTCGGCAGTGGGTTGACTGGCGCGACCTTCGCCTGGAGGACGAAGACTCCCCCCAGTACCGAAAGGCCGTGCACATGCTCGCCTTGCGGTTGAGCGAGATCATCGAGAGTGCGCCACCACCCACACCAGTGCAGCCACCGGGCACAAACGACTCAACCGAAGACGCTCCTGGGTTCGTCGAAGCCATGGCGGAGATGGAGCAAGCGCTCCCTTCCTGGCTCGACACTATCCAACAGTTTGCAGGAATCATCACCCTCATCGGCGAGCAAACATCCTGGGCAAGCAACGAGATGACCGCATCCGATGCCAGAGGCGGGGGGTTCGCCGGGCGCGTTCGCGTGACCGAAGAGCTGGCTTCTCGGCTCGCGGATCCGGTGGAAACAGTCGATGCCCTTGGGGCGAAGTACTGGGCAGAGCTGGCATCCATCGATCCTGGGGTCATTAGCTTCGTCAGGCAGGCTGCTGACGGCGACCTCTCCGTCGAGGACCGGAATGTCGCCCAGGATTTCTTCCGTGCAGTTAACGAGCTCGCCGACGTGACTCGGGAAACCACCGAGAACCTCCGAGGTTTCTCCGACAGCGTTGCAGGAGCCGCTGAGGGAAGTCGTCTCCTGAGGCCGCAGTTCAGGACGATTCAATCCTCGGTTCAAAAAGTCATCGACAGTCAAACAATCATCGACGAATGGGTCCGATTGATCGGCGAAACCGACCTGAAGGATAACCGCTAG
- a CDS encoding helix-turn-helix domain-containing protein yields the protein MSERPLLPQAGTAPTAPPERADAARNRARILSAAERLFSERDPASVTMDDIAKAAGVGRGTLYRRYPDRAAIARALLDEHERALQEKLLRGAPPLGPGEPGGQTPSPGERLAAFYTEMAALLEAHLPLALGAETGAVRYGTGAYGFWHAHVAHLAREAGLPDPQPLADQLLAPLAPELFRHQRELGLSAERIAASLATLARRTLGS from the coding sequence ATGAGTGAACGTCCGCTGCTGCCCCAGGCCGGGACCGCACCCACCGCGCCGCCCGAGCGGGCGGACGCGGCCCGCAACCGGGCCCGGATCCTCTCGGCCGCCGAGCGGCTCTTCTCCGAGCGCGACCCCGCCTCGGTGACCATGGACGACATCGCGAAGGCCGCCGGAGTCGGCCGCGGGACGCTGTACCGCCGCTATCCCGACCGCGCGGCGATCGCCCGCGCACTGCTCGACGAGCACGAGCGGGCCCTCCAGGAGAAATTGCTGCGCGGCGCACCGCCGCTCGGCCCCGGAGAGCCGGGCGGGCAGACCCCGTCACCGGGCGAGCGCCTGGCCGCGTTCTACACCGAGATGGCCGCGCTACTGGAGGCCCACCTCCCCCTGGCCCTCGGCGCGGAGACCGGTGCGGTGCGGTACGGGACAGGCGCGTACGGCTTCTGGCACGCCCACGTCGCCCACCTGGCGCGCGAGGCCGGCCTGCCCGACCCCCAGCCCCTCGCGGACCAACTACTGGCCCCACTGGCCCCCGAGTTGTTCCGCCACCAACGCGAACTGGGCCTCAGCGCGGAGCGCATCGCGGCGAGCCTCGCGACGCTGGCGCGACGCACGCTGGGCTCCTGA